A section of the Tamandua tetradactyla isolate mTamTet1 chromosome 4, mTamTet1.pri, whole genome shotgun sequence genome encodes:
- the LOC143679696 gene encoding uncharacterized protein LOC143679696 isoform X1 produces the protein MTVFHTRQGFPGWGSRCKLFPSSGDCIQPLTFQSSQICFPCWALPPLQQGSWSLSLGWPTDAVLVPARGPGHDGLLLPGKGGDGHSPLAHGYLLQPLSSAALTRAETARQEDSSVGQEVVGPAGRRAEANTPPQPTPITPTDSRHPSRFPSPQLTPVAPTDSRHPSRLPSPQPIPVTPTDSRHPSQLPSPQLTPITPTDSRHPSRLPSPQPTPITPADSCHPSRLPSPQPTPVTPAGSRRPNRFPSPQPTPVTPANSRHPSRLPSPQPIPVTPADSRHPSRLPTPQPIPVAPTDSCHPSRLPTPQPIPVTPTDSRHPSRLPSPQPIPVTPADSRRPH, from the exons ATGACTGTGTTTCACACACGCCAGGGCTTTCCCGGTTGGGGGTCTCGGTGTAAGTTGTTTCCTTCTAGTGGGGACTGTATCCAACCCCTTACCTTTCAGTCTTCTCAAATATGCTTCCCTTGCTGGGCTTTGCCGCCCCTGCAGCAGGGCAGCTGGTCCCTCTCCCTTGGCTGGCCCACGGACGCTGTCTTAGTACCCGCACGGGGCCCTGGTCACGACGGCCTCCTGCTCCCCGGGAAAGGAGGGGACGGACACAGTCCTCTGGCCCACGGCTACCTCTTGCAGCCCCTAAGCAGCGCGGCGCTCACGAGGGCAGAGACAGCCCGGCAGGAAGACAGCTCAG TGGGACAGGAGGTCGTGGGCCCAGCTGGGCGGAGAGCAGAAGCCAACACCCCGCCCCAACCGACTCCCATCACCCCAACCGATTCCCGTCACCCCAGCCGATTCCCGTCACCCCAGCTGACTCCCGTCGCCCCAACCGATTCCCGTCACCCCAGCCGACTCCCGTCGCCCCAACCGATTCCCGTCACCCCAACCGATTCCCGTCACCCCAGCCAACTCCCGTCACCCCAGCTGACTCCCATCACCCCAACCGATTCCCGTCACCCCAGCCGACTCCCATCACCCCAGCCAACTCCCATCACCCCAGCCGATTCCTGTCACCCCAGCCGACTCCCGTCACCCCAGCCGACTCCCGTCACCCCAGCCGGCTCCCGACGCCCCAACCGATTCCCGTCGCCCCAACCGACTCCCGTCACCCCAGCCAACTCCCGTCACCCCAGCCGACTCCCATCACCCCAACCGATTCCCGTCACCCCAGCCGACTCCCGTCACCCCAGCCGGCTCCCGACGCCCCAACCGATTCCCGTCGCCCCAACCGACTCCTGTCACCCCAGCCGGCTCCCGACGCCCCAACCGATTCCCGTCACCCCAACCGACTCCCGTCACCCCAGCCGACTCCCGTCGCCCCAACCGATTCCTGTCACCCCAGCTGACTCCCGACGCCCTCACTGA
- the LOC143679696 gene encoding uncharacterized protein LOC143679696 isoform X2, which produces MTVFHTRQGFPGWGSRSGQLVPLPWLAHGRCLSTRTGPWSRRPPAPRERRGRTQSSGPRLPLAAPKQRGAHEGRDSPAGRQLSGTGGRGPSWAESRSQHPAPTDSHHPNRFPSPQPIPVTPADSRRPNRFPSPQPTPVAPTDSRHPNRFPSPQPTPVTPADSHHPNRFPSPQPTPITPANSHHPSRFLSPQPTPVTPADSRHPSRLPTPQPIPVAPTDSRHPSQLPSPQPTPITPTDSRHPSRLPSPQPAPDAPTDSRRPNRLLSPQPAPDAPTDSRHPNRLPSPQPTPVAPTDSCHPS; this is translated from the exons ATGACTGTGTTTCACACACGCCAGGGCTTTCCCGGTTGGGGGTCTCGGT CAGGGCAGCTGGTCCCTCTCCCTTGGCTGGCCCACGGACGCTGTCTTAGTACCCGCACGGGGCCCTGGTCACGACGGCCTCCTGCTCCCCGGGAAAGGAGGGGACGGACACAGTCCTCTGGCCCACGGCTACCTCTTGCAGCCCCTAAGCAGCGCGGCGCTCACGAGGGCAGAGACAGCCCGGCAGGAAGACAGCTCAG TGGGACAGGAGGTCGTGGGCCCAGCTGGGCGGAGAGCAGAAGCCAACACCCCGCCCCAACCGACTCCCATCACCCCAACCGATTCCCGTCACCCCAGCCGATTCCCGTCACCCCAGCTGACTCCCGTCGCCCCAACCGATTCCCGTCACCCCAGCCGACTCCCGTCGCCCCAACCGATTCCCGTCACCCCAACCGATTCCCGTCACCCCAGCCAACTCCCGTCACCCCAGCTGACTCCCATCACCCCAACCGATTCCCGTCACCCCAGCCGACTCCCATCACCCCAGCCAACTCCCATCACCCCAGCCGATTCCTGTCACCCCAGCCGACTCCCGTCACCCCAGCCGACTCCCGTCACCCCAGCCGGCTCCCGACGCCCCAACCGATTCCCGTCGCCCCAACCGACTCCCGTCACCCCAGCCAACTCCCGTCACCCCAGCCGACTCCCATCACCCCAACCGATTCCCGTCACCCCAGCCGACTCCCGTCACCCCAGCCGGCTCCCGACGCCCCAACCGATTCCCGTCGCCCCAACCGACTCCTGTCACCCCAGCCGGCTCCCGACGCCCCAACCGATTCCCGTCACCCCAACCGACTCCCGTCACCCCAGCCGACTCCCGTCGCCCCAACCGATTCCTGTCACCCCAGCTGA